One Thalassotalea sediminis DNA segment encodes these proteins:
- the suhB gene encoding inositol-1-monophosphatase: protein MHPMLNIAVRAARSAGNIISRSFEQADKLEIESKGINDFVTNVDKMAEQAIIDTIQRSYPDHAIICEESGVIKGSDEDYQWIIDPLDGTTNFVKGIPHFAVSIALKVKGKLDQAVIFDPIRGELFTASRGKGAQLNGFRIRVKQHKELTGAILATGFPFKQKQHMTAYMNMFQTLFVKTADMRRAGSAALDLAYVAAGRVDGFFELGLKPWDTAAGELLIIEAGGLVTDFVGGHNHSTSGNIVASSPRLLKEILKDIRPHLGDALSK, encoded by the coding sequence ATGCACCCGATGCTAAATATTGCTGTGCGCGCTGCGCGTAGTGCTGGAAATATTATTTCTCGTTCATTCGAACAAGCAGATAAACTTGAAATTGAATCAAAAGGTATCAATGACTTTGTGACAAACGTTGATAAAATGGCAGAACAAGCCATTATTGATACAATTCAAAGATCTTACCCTGATCATGCAATTATCTGTGAAGAATCTGGTGTTATTAAAGGTAGCGATGAAGACTACCAATGGATTATCGATCCTCTTGATGGTACAACAAACTTTGTAAAAGGCATTCCTCACTTTGCCGTTTCTATCGCATTAAAAGTTAAAGGTAAGCTTGACCAAGCAGTTATTTTTGATCCAATTCGTGGCGAATTGTTCACAGCAAGTCGCGGTAAAGGTGCACAATTAAACGGCTTTCGTATTCGTGTAAAACAGCATAAAGAACTTACTGGTGCTATTTTAGCAACAGGCTTTCCTTTCAAACAAAAACAACACATGACCGCATATATGAATATGTTCCAAACGTTGTTTGTTAAAACTGCCGACATGCGTCGTGCAGGTTCAGCTGCCTTAGATTTAGCTTATGTAGCAGCTGGTCGCGTTGATGGTTTTTTCGAATTAGGTTTGAAACCTTGGGATACAGCGGCAGGCGAATTGCTAATTATAGAAGCTGGTGGTTTAGTCACCGACTTTGTTGGTGGCCATAATCATTCAACATCAGGTAATATCGTTGCAAGTAGTCCACGTTTATTAAAAGAAATTCTAAAAGATATACGTCCTCACCTTGGTGATGCACTTAGCAAATAA
- the trmJ gene encoding tRNA (cytosine(32)/uridine(32)-2'-O)-methyltransferase TrmJ, with protein MLDSVRIVLVNTSDCRNIGSAARAMKTMGLTQLYLVDPIELPNGQAQALAAGATDVLANANVVNTLEEAVSDCGLVVGTSARSRTLPWPMLEPRACGEKMIAETENYPVALVFGRESSGLTNEELQLCHFHVQIPANPEYSSLNLAMAVQTLSYEVRMAYLAKQNEQYETNDIEDYPVVDETERMFEHFEKALKATGFIVPSHPGLVMTKLRRFINRARPDSKEVKMWRGILSSVEKSAKK; from the coding sequence ATGTTAGATTCGGTACGTATTGTTTTAGTAAACACTTCAGATTGTCGCAATATAGGTTCTGCGGCACGAGCAATGAAAACGATGGGCTTAACACAGCTTTATTTAGTTGACCCTATTGAATTGCCTAATGGTCAAGCGCAAGCGCTCGCTGCGGGAGCAACAGATGTATTAGCAAATGCTAACGTTGTAAATACACTAGAAGAAGCTGTTTCCGATTGTGGACTTGTCGTGGGGACTAGTGCTCGTTCTCGCACTTTACCTTGGCCCATGCTTGAACCAAGAGCTTGTGGTGAAAAGATGATCGCTGAAACTGAAAACTATCCGGTCGCATTAGTTTTTGGTCGTGAAAGTAGTGGGCTGACAAATGAAGAATTACAGTTATGTCATTTTCATGTGCAAATTCCTGCAAACCCAGAATATAGCTCACTCAATTTAGCAATGGCAGTGCAAACATTGAGCTATGAAGTGCGAATGGCATATCTTGCTAAACAAAATGAGCAATATGAAACGAATGATATTGAAGATTATCCGGTCGTAGATGAAACAGAAAGAATGTTTGAGCACTTTGAAAAAGCATTAAAAGCGACAGGCTTTATTGTGCCAAGTCATCCAGGTTTAGTGATGACCAAATTGCGCCGTTTTATTAATCGTGCAAGACCTGATAGTAAAGAAGTTAAAATGTGGCGTGGTATTTTGTCATCAGTTGAAAAATCAGCAAAGAAATAA
- the iscR gene encoding Fe-S cluster assembly transcriptional regulator IscR, whose protein sequence is MKLTSKGRYAVTAMLDVAIHAADGPVSLADISERQGISLSYLEQLFSRLRKHGLVNSIRGPGGGYRLGKCSAQIYVADVITAVDESINATKCGGKGDCQSGDQCLTHSLWTDLSNRIEEFLQGISLSELVEQRNVKQVSERQDNLQKRDEKHAHETLIATNIIQNC, encoded by the coding sequence ATGAAACTCACATCTAAAGGGCGTTATGCCGTTACAGCGATGCTTGATGTTGCAATACACGCAGCAGATGGGCCAGTTTCTTTAGCTGATATTTCTGAACGTCAGGGGATTTCTTTATCCTATCTAGAGCAATTATTTTCTCGATTACGCAAGCATGGGCTTGTTAATAGTATTCGAGGTCCTGGCGGAGGGTATCGCTTAGGAAAATGTTCTGCTCAAATTTATGTAGCTGATGTTATTACAGCTGTTGATGAGAGTATTAATGCTACAAAATGTGGCGGGAAGGGAGATTGTCAGTCGGGTGATCAGTGTTTAACACATTCACTTTGGACAGATTTAAGCAATCGAATCGAAGAATTTTTACAAGGCATTTCTTTATCGGAACTTGTCGAACAAAGAAATGTTAAGCAGGTCTCTGAGCGCCAAGACAACTTGCAAAAGCGTGACGAAAAACACGCACATGAGACCCTAATCGCAACGAACATAATACAGAACTGTTAG
- a CDS encoding IscS subfamily cysteine desulfurase gives MKLPIYFDYSATTPVDKRVAEKMMQYLTTDGCYGNPASRSHKFGWQAEEAVDIARNQIADLINADPREIVITSGATESNNLAIKGVANFYSKKGKHIITCKTEHKAVLDTCRELERQGFEVTYLDPEDNGLIDLKKLEAAFRDDTVLVSIMHVNNEIGVIQDIAEIGEMCRARKIAFHVDAAQSAGKIVIDMQNLKVDLLSISAHKMYGPKGIGALYVRRKPRMRLEAQMHGGGHERGMRSGTLPTHQIVGFGEACRIAKEEMAQDLAHVTAMRDRLWAGIKDLEQVFVNGDFDKRYPGNLNVSFNFVEGESLIMSLKDLAVSSGSACTSASLEPSYVLRALGLNDEMAHSSIRFSFGRFTTEEEIDYAIGIISKAISHLREMSPLWEMFKDGVDLDSVEWVAH, from the coding sequence ATGAAGCTTCCTATTTATTTTGATTATTCAGCAACGACACCAGTAGATAAGCGTGTTGCTGAAAAAATGATGCAATACCTGACAACCGATGGTTGTTATGGTAATCCGGCATCTCGTTCGCATAAGTTCGGCTGGCAGGCTGAAGAGGCAGTTGATATCGCAAGAAATCAAATTGCAGATCTTATTAATGCCGATCCGCGTGAAATTGTCATTACTTCTGGTGCGACAGAATCAAACAATTTGGCAATCAAAGGTGTAGCGAATTTTTACAGTAAAAAAGGTAAGCATATTATTACCTGTAAAACTGAGCACAAAGCGGTACTGGATACTTGTCGTGAATTAGAGCGTCAAGGTTTTGAAGTGACATACTTAGATCCAGAAGACAATGGTTTGATTGATCTTAAGAAATTAGAAGCAGCGTTTCGTGATGACACAGTGCTTGTGAGCATTATGCACGTAAATAATGAAATTGGTGTTATCCAAGATATTGCTGAAATAGGTGAAATGTGCCGCGCTCGTAAGATCGCGTTTCATGTTGATGCTGCGCAAAGTGCTGGCAAAATTGTTATTGATATGCAAAACCTAAAAGTAGATTTGCTGTCTATTTCTGCACATAAAATGTACGGTCCTAAGGGGATTGGTGCGTTGTATGTACGCCGTAAACCACGCATGCGATTAGAAGCGCAGATGCATGGCGGTGGTCATGAACGCGGTATGAGAAGTGGTACATTACCAACACATCAAATTGTTGGTTTTGGTGAAGCATGTCGAATTGCAAAAGAAGAAATGGCGCAAGACTTAGCGCATGTTACGGCAATGCGTGATCGCTTATGGGCCGGAATTAAAGATTTAGAGCAGGTATTTGTTAACGGTGACTTTGATAAACGTTACCCAGGTAACTTAAATGTCAGTTTTAATTTTGTTGAAGGTGAATCGTTAATAATGTCGTTAAAAGACTTAGCGGTTTCAAGCGGCTCAGCATGTACATCAGCAAGTTTAGAACCTTCATATGTTTTACGCGCACTAGGATTAAACGATGAAATGGCACATAGCTCAATTCGTTTTAGTTTTGGTCGCTTTACTACCGAAGAAGAAATTGATTACGCCATAGGTATTATTTCTAAAGCGATTTCACATTTACGTGAGATGTCTCCGCTTTGGGAAATGTTTAAAGATGGCGTTGATTTAGATTCAGTTGAATGGGTAGCGCACTAA
- the iscU gene encoding Fe-S cluster assembly scaffold IscU — protein MAYSEKVIDHYENPRNVGSFDKEDPQVATGMVGAPACGDVMKLQLKITEEGIIEDAKFKTYGCGSAIASSSLVTEWVKGKSIDEASGIKNTDIAEELALPPVKIHCSILAEDAIKAAIEDYRTKHGE, from the coding sequence ATGGCTTACAGTGAAAAAGTAATTGATCATTATGAGAACCCTCGTAATGTAGGTTCATTTGACAAAGAAGATCCGCAAGTGGCAACTGGAATGGTTGGTGCTCCAGCATGTGGTGACGTGATGAAGCTTCAATTAAAAATTACCGAAGAAGGTATTATTGAAGATGCTAAATTTAAAACCTATGGTTGTGGTTCTGCAATTGCGTCTAGTTCTCTTGTAACCGAATGGGTTAAAGGTAAGAGTATTGATGAAGCGTCAGGTATTAAGAATACTGACATCGCTGAAGAACTCGCATTGCCGCCAGTGAAAATTCACTGCTCTATTTTAGCGGAAGATGCGATCAAAGCCGCGATTGAAGATTACCGCACCAAACACGGTGAATAA
- the iscA gene encoding iron-sulfur cluster assembly protein IscA, translating into MTVSMTPAAAERVKSFITNRGKGLGLRLGVKTTGCSGLAYVLEFVDELNEDDKMFEIDDVNIIIDGKSLVYLDGIELDFVKEGLNEGFKFTNPNAKGECGCGESFNV; encoded by the coding sequence ATGACAGTTTCAATGACACCGGCAGCAGCCGAACGAGTCAAGTCGTTTATCACTAATCGTGGTAAAGGGCTTGGTCTTCGATTAGGCGTAAAAACAACGGGTTGTTCTGGTTTAGCTTATGTACTTGAATTTGTAGATGAGTTAAATGAAGACGACAAGATGTTTGAAATTGATGACGTTAATATCATTATTGACGGTAAAAGCCTTGTATACCTCGATGGCATCGAATTAGACTTTGTCAAAGAAGGATTAAATGAAGGCTTTAAATTCACAAACCCAAATGCAAAGGGTGAGTGTGGTTGTGGTGAAAGCTTTAACGTTTAA
- the hscB gene encoding co-chaperone HscB, whose amino-acid sequence MNYFEIFGLEESFSVDLDTLTERYQAIQKTVHPDRFAHAGGQDKLLAAKKSTLINDAYQTLKTPLKRAEYMLELRNVSMPSEQASFSDNMFLMRQMELREMLDDVKSADDVDSAIFEASKVLEVEFEQHLKAMQAAILENTQESNEQASELLRKLKFYQKLHVELDRLEDLLFDD is encoded by the coding sequence GTGAACTATTTTGAAATATTCGGATTAGAAGAAAGTTTTTCCGTAGATCTGGATACCTTAACTGAACGTTACCAAGCTATTCAAAAAACTGTACACCCAGATCGCTTTGCGCACGCTGGCGGTCAAGATAAGTTGTTAGCCGCAAAAAAATCTACGCTCATTAATGATGCATACCAAACTCTAAAAACACCGCTAAAACGTGCGGAATATATGCTTGAATTGCGCAATGTTAGTATGCCAAGTGAACAAGCGTCTTTTAGTGATAACATGTTTTTAATGAGGCAGATGGAGTTGCGCGAAATGCTTGATGACGTAAAATCTGCTGATGATGTTGATAGTGCAATATTTGAAGCATCTAAAGTACTGGAAGTAGAATTTGAACAGCACTTAAAAGCAATGCAAGCCGCAATTTTAGAAAATACACAAGAGTCAAATGAGCAAGCGAGTGAGTTATTGCGTAAACTGAAATTTTATCAAAAATTACATGTAGAGTTGGATCGTTTAGAAGATCTTTTGTTTGACGATTAA